The following are encoded together in the Triticum dicoccoides isolate Atlit2015 ecotype Zavitan chromosome 6B, WEW_v2.0, whole genome shotgun sequence genome:
- the LOC119325337 gene encoding dirigent protein 1-like, which yields MIHSTITFTTIASMPRVLFLVALTLAMATATAAARSRQIHLRFYMHDITGGPGQTAVQLVKGPGPAHPFMPGAHFGDTTVIDDALTEGPSAASRAVGRAQGSYMLAGLKEPVLMVSMTVALTGGPYNGSTIAVVGRDDISAAVRELAVAGGTGAFRKATGHVLWRTARMESRDHMVLQLDVYATVPAAVAAPGDGQREVGVLNI from the coding sequence ATGATACATTCTACAATTACCTTCACCACGATCGCATCGATGCCTCGCGTCCTCTTCCTCGTCGCTTTGACCCTCGCCATGGCGACCGCGACGGCTGCCGCGCGGAGCCGGCAGATCCACCTGCGCTTCTACATGCACGACATCACCGGCGGCCCGGGACAGACGGCGGTGCAGCTCGTGaaggggcccggccccgcgcacccGTTCATGCCGGGCGCCCACTTCGGCGACACGACGGTGATCGACGACGCGCTGACGGAAGGCCCCAGCGCGGCATCGCGGGCCGTCGGTCGCGCGCAGGGGTCGTACATGCTGGCGGGACTCAAGGAGCCCGTGCTGATGGTGTCCATGACCGTGGCGCTCACGGGCGGTCCATACAACGGCAGCACCATCGCCGTGGTGGGCCGGGACGACATCTCCGCGGCGGTCAGGGAGCTCGCGGTCGCCGGCGGCACGGGCGCGTTCCGGAAGGCGACGGGGCACGTCCTGTGGCGGACGGCCAGGATGGAGTCGCGCGACCACATGGTGCTGCAGCTGGACGTCTACGCGACCGTGCCGGCCGCTGTTGCTGCTCCGGGCGACGGGCAGCGTGAGGTCGGCGTTTTGAATATTTAG